Below is a genomic region from Neorhizobium galegae.
GGCAGAACCTGGTAGATGGAATTGTCGGTCGCCAGCACCACGCGGTCCGATGCGGCGATGGTCGCCTCGCCACGGAAGCCCTTCGATTTCAAGGTTTTCACAAATGCGCTGTAGTCCGCGGCTTGCAGGGGGGCTGGAGACTCCACGTTCGTTACCTCAGCGCAGAAAATTGGCGGCCATGGACCGCATGCCATTCTTTATGCGGACCGCGACGATGCAGCGCCTCCCGCACCAGTCTCAAAATCAAGCCGCCTTGCTCTTCACTAGCATGATTGTTTGGGGTGTAAAATAACGTATTCAGTCATTAAGATGCCCGAACATACAATTTTGGCTCGTCAAAAGATCTCTGCAGCGGTAAGCATAAGAGATCTATTCACCTGGTCGTCGATATGGCGGCTTTCGCAGGCAACGGAGTACGCTTTTGACGGCTTTCGGCGATCCTGTGGATGCGGTCATCATCGGTGCCGGCGTCGTCGGCTGTGCCCTGGCGCGCCGCTTTTCGCTGGAGGGGGCCAGTGTCGTTGTTCTCGAGCGGGCGCCCGACATCCTGTCCGGCGCATCGAAAGCCAACAGCGCCATCCTCCATACCGGTTTCGATGCGCCGCCCGGCAGCGTCGAGCTGCAATGCATGCAGGCGGGTTACGACGAGTACATGCAGATCCGCAACGGTTTCAACCTGCCGATCCTTGAGACCGGTGCGATGGTTGTCGCATGGGACGACAGCGAAGAGGCCCGGCTTCCCGAACTGCTGGATCAGGCGCTCTTGAACGGCGTTGCCGATGCCCTGCTTCTCAGTCGTGCGGAAGTGCTTGCCCGGGAGCCGGCACTCGGCTCCCATGTGCGGGCCGCGCTGCTGGTGCCGCGCGAGGTCATCATCGATCCCTGGTCGGCACCACTTGCCTATGCGACCCAGGCCAAGGCAATGGGTGCCCGGTTTCAGTTCAACGCCGGGCTGTTGTCGGCCCGTTTCGATGGCGACCTGTGGCACCTGGAGACGCCCACCGGCACGCTGACGGCGCGTAGCGTCATCAACTCTGCGGGTATTCAGGGCGATAGCGTCGAGCGGATGTTGCTCGGCGAGGCGCAGTTCGAGATTCGTCCGCGAAAGGGGCAGTTCGTGGTGTTCGACAAAGCTGCCGCCAAGCATCTGCGAACGATCCTGCTGCCGGTGCCGACGGCCCGCACCAAGGGTGTGGTGCTGACGCGAACGATCTTCGGCAACCTGCTGGTCGGACCGACGGCGGAGGAACAGGAAGAGCGCGAGCGCCCGGACGTCACCCGGCCGGAACTCGACATGCTGATCGCCAAGGCCGTTGAGCTTGTGCCGGCGCTGGCGCAGGCCCAAGTGACGGCCGTTTATGCCGGCTTGCGACCGGCCTCCGAGGAAAAGCCTTACCGGGTCCACAGCCTTCCGGAAAAGGGCTATTTCTGCGCCGGAGGCATACGCTCCACCGGCCTGACCGCCGCGCTGGGTATTGCCCGTCATGTCCATGGGCTATGGGCACAAAGCCGGACGGCCGGCGGCGAACGGTCCGCAGCGCCGCCGACCTTCCTGCTGCCCAATCTGGCCGAGCACCTGCCGCGTGACTGGCAGACGCCCGGGCATGACGGCATCGTCTGTCATTGCGAAATGGTGACCGGTCGCGAGATTGAGGCTGCGCTTGGCAGCCCCTTGCCGCCCGGAGATTTTGGCGGGCTGCGTCGGCGTACGCGTTGCGCCATGGGGCGATGTCAGGGGTTCAACTGCCTGGCCCGTCTGACGAGCCTGACGGAGGGCCGGTTGTCCGTGCCGATCGCACCGGAGGTCGACCCATGAGCGCGGAAACGTATGACGTCGCAATCGTCGGCGGTGGCCC
It encodes:
- a CDS encoding NAD(P)/FAD-dependent oxidoreductase, which gives rise to MTAFGDPVDAVIIGAGVVGCALARRFSLEGASVVVLERAPDILSGASKANSAILHTGFDAPPGSVELQCMQAGYDEYMQIRNGFNLPILETGAMVVAWDDSEEARLPELLDQALLNGVADALLLSRAEVLAREPALGSHVRAALLVPREVIIDPWSAPLAYATQAKAMGARFQFNAGLLSARFDGDLWHLETPTGTLTARSVINSAGIQGDSVERMLLGEAQFEIRPRKGQFVVFDKAAAKHLRTILLPVPTARTKGVVLTRTIFGNLLVGPTAEEQEERERPDVTRPELDMLIAKAVELVPALAQAQVTAVYAGLRPASEEKPYRVHSLPEKGYFCAGGIRSTGLTAALGIARHVHGLWAQSRTAGGERSAAPPTFLLPNLAEHLPRDWQTPGHDGIVCHCEMVTGREIEAALGSPLPPGDFGGLRRRTRCAMGRCQGFNCLARLTSLTEGRLSVPIAPEVDP